AGTAATCTCCGTTTGTATATCTTCTCCCCTGGTGGAAGTCGTCTTAGAACCAGCCATGTTGCTGAACATCTCGGCAAAATCAGTGAACATGAAGGAGGCATCTCCAAACCCGGAAAAGGCTCCCTCAAAATTAGAGGCTGATCCGGAAGCCCCATGTCCATCGTAATTCATATCATCCGTCATTCCTGTTTTGTCGtaaaattccttcttcttcggATCGGACAAAAGTTCATATGCTGCCGTTATGGAggccattttttgctttgcaTCTGGGGAGGGATTAATATCTGGGTGATACTTCTTGGCCAGCAAGCGAAACTGCTTCTTAATTTCATTCGTCGTGGCGTTACGGGATAATCCCAGCACAGTGTAGGGGTCTTGGTTCAACCATCTCCTCGAGATATTTATGTTCCTCTTGGTGAACTGCCACGGGAGGGTCCCACTTCCGATGACGTTGCCACGCCTGAACACCTGCGTGAATATGGTTCGCTGGAGCAGCAACTTTTCGttccaccccttccttagTATTCGCAGCGGGGCTACCATCTTGGCATCATGTCAGAGGGGCGAAATGGCGCCAAGGGGGTGCCACTGTACTGTCAGTACGCTAAACGGGGGGCAACCTGCTAGAGATCCTCCAAACGTGTGTACTGCAAATGAAGCAATGTGGTGACTGTTATACCTTTACATTCCCGCGAGGCCGAGGGATACTCCCACGAAGCGCTCCTCAAAATGGGGTGCGGGTGCTAATACACGGGGAGAGGAAGCTCTCCAAACGGAAGTCGCAATTGTGGCTATCTCGTTTCGATTGAATGAACTGCTACAACGCGGGACCCACCTATGTGCTGGCCTGCTAGCAGAGGAgtgattttcttttttcctcaaaaatGGGGCAAACACATactcagaaaaaaatagctacaACTTCTTGAAGCGCAGGAAAGAGATGTCGCAGGGGTTCCTAGTAGATGTGGCTTTGCAATCCATTTTTTCGCGAAAGCTCCGGCAAAAAGGGAGCATCAAAAATGGGGTAAGCAATGAGAACGAAGCAGAAAAGAGGCCATCCCCTTATGACGAAATGTAACAATAAGCAACTCACCAacggcgaaaaaaaaaaaaaaaaaaaaaaaaaaagtgtttctCCTTTGTCGCGTATGTATAGCCAATATACACGCTTCGCACCACCCGCATGGCGCTTAACTGTGCCCTACACCATTTTATACTTGGCGTGGTACCGAAAGCCCAGTCAAgatgaataaaaagaagggaaacaaCTAGGCTGCGCTCCTATGCAATACATTTGGGGCGATAACTTTCAACGGGTAAATGCTGCCAGATGAAGGACACTCTTTAACGTATGAACCGCTAAATGTTTCGGTGCATGCGTATCGTTcgtataatttttgttttgccTATTTCTCTTGCGTTATTCTACAAATGCGGGAACAACTTTTCGTCTTGCTACCTAGGCAACCGAACCCAAGTTGTACATACCCGTTTGGTGACAAAGTAGGGCGtaagagggggaagaaacaaattaTCGACTTCCTGAGGGGAATAGGCAAGACGGACCATCATCCGAGGAGTAAAACAACCATTGACTGAGCCATTCAGTGTTACATTTTCTATCTCAGAAGGGGGAGAACACTGTATATGTGGATGCTTGCTTTCTTCGCATGTGCTTAGGCCTATACATTATGTGACCTGCCGCACTCTTTTAAAATTAGCGTAGAGGGATACAAAAAAGCAACCTTAAGGATGGGTTCCCCCTAATCATTCGCCTTTCCactgttccattttatttcctttttttttttttttttgtgaaaagtTCCCTCGCGAGTTGCACGtcctattttttgttcctccgtCCAAGAAAGGGGTTTACCTAAttgggtaaaaaaaggatccCAATTAGAGCATACCCCTGTGGGTACGTTCAGAGCGGCAACTTTGATAGGGACTTCGAAACGCTTACCTAATGGGAGACAACCGAATGGAGGTCCTGCCAGCTGGGTTCTCGGACTTTCGAGATAGAGCCTACTGGAATagcttttttcaatttttcgaCAAGAAGAATTTCGAGTGGTATGGGAACTACGGGGATGTGCGGCACATCGTTTATCGGTGCATACGAAGGAGGCTGGGTTATTTCTCTGGGGAAAGAGCCAGTCAACGGGATGGGCAACCCAGTAACGAACCGAATGACCAACCGAACAGTCAACCCAATAACGAACCGGATGACCAACCGGTTAACAAGAACTGCCTGCTCATAAACTTGGGGTGCGGGAACTCCCACCTGAGCTACGAACTCTTCCAAGACGGGTTCCGTAACATTGTAAATTTGGACTACTCAGATGTAGTGatccaaaaaatgaaaaagaaattcgGGGACAAAATGGAGTTCCTAAATGTAGACATTAGCAACGGTGATCAGTTTGATAAGGTCCTATacaaattggaagaagagtcacagaaaaaaaaagtggattaCAAAATCTTTTTTGATAAAGCTTTTTTAGATGCATATATATCATGCGAacaaaatgaggaggaaatttGCAAAAGGAATGCCAAGAGTTACTTCTCCCTTGTCTTTAAGCACTTGAACAAGGGGGATCTATTCATTGTTATCACTCTTGCCCAgtattatataattaaggaGGTTATTCGAAACGTATACCACGAGGACATCATCTTGGAggtcttccccttttttttaaaacaaaacaCAAGCGAGTTTAAGTACCACCCTTTCGTATTCGCCTTCTATCGAACACCTAAGGGGGGCAACAAATTCCAGGCATATTTTGTTAACCCAGAAATGGGTACCAGAAATGTCATTTCGTTGTGGAAATTACCCAATCAAATTAACGACACGAGGGCAAATTTGaatcttcacatttttaaaaaagggaagagaagagTCCTAGACATTTACAATACAAAGCTGAACAGGTGTGACTACAACGTGGTTGTTTACGACTCGTACACGGAGCGCGCTACTTACAACacggttgttgttgttgtcccGCTTGGTTATGAGTTTCACTCGCTTTACTGCACTGCGGAGGGGAATGAGGAACTGGCTTCCAAGGCCCGGACGAGGAGGCTCCTCCTGGTGATGAGGTCGAACTTCTTGGCTACCTCCTGCCAGCAGGGCGGAGTAAGCGAGGTGGACCTTTTTCAGAATGACAAACGAGAAAGCCCCCCGAATGTGCACCATAACGGGTACAGTCAGATGGAGCAAAGTCGAAAAGGGGATACCAGTGCGGCAAAAGTGGAGGAACAGAAAATATACCCGCACGGGAACAACCAACTGCACAGCGAGTACTCAGTTAACGTCCTACTGGAGTCCATCAAAAATGAGCTGACAAACATTTTGAACGAAGTGGCCCTTCCCAATTCGGACAACTTCCCCATCATGGTGTTAAACGAGAGCGTAAAGAACTGCAGAGTCATTGCGCACAGGAAGTCACAGCACGCGTCCGGCATCATCATAAGGGACGTCCTCGTAACGGAGGAGTTTCTCgcagaaaattttaactCAGACGGGGCGCACGACAGGGGCTTCGAAGGTGGAAAgagtaagaaaaagaacaacggGGAAGGGAGCGGCAGAGAGGGGACAAACCAAGATGGAAACGaacgggggaaggaacagcaCAACGTGGAAGAAGCCCTTCGAACCATCCTAAAAAACAAACAGGAAAGACGCTCCTATTttgagaaaagaaaaatttacaaaaggCAAATGATATTTTCATACGACCCATTGACAGTGCAGTCCGAGCTAGTATATACtcaggaaaaggaaaagaaaaaaaaaaaaaaaaaaaatgacaaaggggTGGACAAGCTTGACGACAATCCCCACTTCGAGTACATCGAATCGGCCAGCCAATACCACATAAGCTTCTGCTGCAGTCTGTTCTTCGTGATAAATGATAACCACAAGGaggatgataattttttcaacatttGCATTTTGGGGGGAGGCACCAATGTCTTCTCAAATATACTCAAGTCCATTTTTGCAGATTTCAATTTGCACCTGGATGTTGTCGAAATTGACGAAACGGTAAAATCATTTTATCACCTTTTCCATGATGAGCagatggaggaaaataaaaagcacaagacaaattatattattaaggACGCGCATGATTTTGTAAAGAATCATTCTGAGTCTCAATTTTACCATGCCATCTTTGTCGACATTAACAATACGCAAAACTCCTACGTCGAAATGGATGGCTGTAAGTTGTATGTCACTTGTCCGCATGTACAATTTTTGGATGAAGGAAATGTGCGTAGTGTTAAGCGTcttttgaaggaaaatgggGTGCTTGTAATTAATGTTTTGACGAGGGATGGCACTATGAGGAAACATATTCGCCTCTTCTTCCAGACCCTCTTCACATCCGTCATTAGTATCCCCTCCGCGAATAAGGTGAGCGAAGTTTAAGACGCAGTCACGCAGAGTCACAAACGCGCGGGATATCCCTACAGATATGCATGCTGATATTCCACTGGTATGCGCGATCGAGCAGTACTTATTCGTGCACTCACATATGAACCTCCCCCATTATACGACACACCCTTCTTCCCCCGCAGGAAATTAACGAGGTCTTGGTCTGCAACTCCGAGATTATAACCCAAGAAAggctttcctccttccacaGGAATCTCACAGGAATGGTGCGCCCTTCATGAATAATCGCCATTGCAGAGTCCCCTCTTTCCGTTTCCCCTAAAAGCTGATATATTCGGCACGCCCCTAACACAACATACACGAACCCACACGCTCTTATGAGCACATACGATCATCCAACAGTACACCTTTTTCCCTACATCTTCATCTCGCAGATAAGAAGAAACCACAATCGGTGGTTCCTAAATTGTGACTTGAAGAACATACTCAATAATGCTAATGTCTTGTAATGTGATCCAGGTCCAGGAACCAGTATTCGATCCAGTAAGTGGCACGTGAATTAACGTCCTCATTTGGAATCTTTTCATCAAGAATTTATCCTAACTAATCTTAACcttaaaccgtgaaccctaaaccttaaaccgtgaaccctaaaaggtgaaccctaaaccatgaaccctaaaacgtgaaccctaaaccttaaaccgtgaaccctaaaaggtgaaccctaaaccatgaaccctaaaccctaaaccgtgaaccctaaatcctaaaccgtgaaccccaAACcttaaaccgtgaaccccaAACcttaaaccgtgaaccccaAACCTTAAACAGTGAACCCCAAACCTTAAACAGTGAACCCCAAACcttaaaccgtgaaccctaaaccttaaaccgtgaaccctaaaccttaaaccgtgaaccctaaaaggtgaaccctaaaccgtgaaccctaaaaggtgaactctaaaccgtgaaccctaaaaggtgaaccctaaaccgtgaaccctaaaccgtaaaacctaaaccgtcaaccctaaaccttaaaccgtgaaccccaaacactaaaccctaaaccgtgaaccctaaacgctaaacagtaaaccctaaaccctaaatcttgaaccctaaaacctaaaccgtGAAACCTAAatcttgaaccctaaaccctgaaccctaaaccatgaaccccgaactctaaacccagaaccctaaagcctaaacgcTAGtaccctaaaccataaatcttaaaccctaaaccataaatcttaaaccctaaaccctaaaccgtgaaccctgaaccctaaaccgtgaaccctaaaccctgaaccctaatccctaaaacctaaaacctaaatcctataccgtaaaccctaaaacctaaatcctataccctaaaccctgaaccctaaaccctgaaccctgaaacccaaATGCATCAAATCTTGAACTCTGTTCCCATCTTctcataataattttattatgaGCGAATTCTTGTGTTCGCAGTTTGTTTTGGGGAATTTCAATTAGGAATAATTTATGCCTTAACTTAGTTTGCTGATAGTTCCCATATGTTTCACTTATGTTATTTACAGTCCATTTCATAATGCACAATGGAAAgttaaatgggaaaagggaGGGTTGAGGGGGGCATTGATATTGGGATTTGTTCCTACCGGgtaaatatatttcataCAGGAGATATAATTACGTATTTCAGGataataaaatggaatgttCCATCATTTTCCgcttttctgtatttttaaCTTGTTGAAGGGAATATGAACTTGGAAAACACAGAAGAACACATTCTGTAGTGAATATGCTGAATTGGGCAATTTTATATTGGGTGAAAATTCCATTAGGGTGATACTTATGCCCTATAGTTCCGTGAGCAAATTTCTATTTCTTcacaatttatttatttgcaaTGTTCtaataacaaccttcttttccttagaAAAACTGCGTATTTAATGAATTCTACGGTGAgtaatatatttcttttctctctgacaataatttgtttttaacaactttcttctcttttttttggttaacATTATCCTTCTGGTGAAGAACAACGTACACTAATTTGAAACAAACGCATATAAAAGAACATTGCCTCCCACGGCGGAAAAAGGACATTGGTGTTCAGCTTAAGTGTAAAAGTTGTAtagaacagaataaaaaataggaataatGTGATGCATAACAGGAAGCAATAAATGCATAAGGTTTTGTAAAgatgaacaaagaaaaaatgaaaaagaacaaaaaaagaaataaaaggaaaaaaaaataaagtgaaaaaagaaaaaaaagtagtgaaaaaaaaaatgaaaaatgaaaaattccaCACATCTACTGGAAGGAATTTGTCGAAAAGCGGTAGTGTGGATGTGGAAGAACGTACGTTGTGCATACATGTAGTACTTAATAATGTATTATTTCTATATGGCAATTAACGATATTATTGAATAATGTGTTAAAAGAAATGGCTGAAGACATAGAGTTCGGTCcgttaaaggaagaatggttgaagaagaaatataatgGGCAAAATAAAGGTCCAGGGGAGGTATAATAGCATAGTACAaactacatatatagaataaGAACACTCTGTTACACTGGACTATATTACTTCATCTTAATAAGGATGAATATATAGTATACAAggagaacatatataaatacattatTTCAATTTACTCACGCAGTTAGTCAAGAAAATTAAGGCCTTGGTTGATGAGATGCTGAACGTGATGGAGGGGAAGGACGATATGGACATTGCTGAAATGGGGTGTaaagaaatgaataaaaaagggacgaGAATGACGaaggatgaggaggaagaatgcGCTTTCATTTTGAGGATTCTATgggaaataaggaaaatgaacaagAGTACATGTGGGGGAGGAAATACtgatgaaaaaatgggggagtaTGTAAGGTGCGCTGTAATGAATATGTGGTTCGTTAAGTATTTACCTGTACACTGCAGGACGGGGAATGTTATGAACAAAGCATTCAGTGCAATGGACTATGTGAGGAGTATACTTCGTGGAGGACCTGTGTGTGGTGAATGTAAACACAAGAACTTGGAGTTCATGGATGTAAAAGGATACCGGATGTTAGCATATATTCAACGATCTATAGAGAATAATActaaaattatgaaaataataaataaaaaaagacagAAGGAAGTATGTGAAAAATACAAAGATAAAGTATCCATAGTACATGAGTCGAACATTAATAGTATAATGACCACACAGCAGTTTTATTTCATCACCGAGttaataacaaaatggataaaagaACATGGTATGGCCAATGTAGGCAGCTTTCAGGTAAGTGAACtctttacatatatgaaaaaggaaggaatgagttCTGTAGTAATATTGGAAGTAAtataaagtgaaaaggaggaaaattcatAGTATAAATAAGTTACGACGCAGGAAAATAATGTACATACGgcaatgcatatatacatatgtatatatatatgtatgtagacatataaagtatatacatatttgtatatatgcttatatatatatgtagacacatatataactatGAGCTTGTAcagttcatacatatatgtaagtatatatatatatgtgtgtgtgtatacttatttcctccttctcacTATATTACAGAAAGGAATCTGGGCAGGTTTGAAGAGAACGTTTAATAACCTCATAGGTACAATTGGAAGCGGTGAAGAACCGGGGATAAGAGGATTGTGTGCAACGgggatgaaggaaaatggggaaaaaataaccccATGGGGAAATACAGAAAAGGAGTTATGCAAGGCTATGATCAAAGTGATGTTGTACACAAATGGTTTAACACAAAAATTAGTAGTAAGGAATAATGTACGGCAGGAAGATGAGGTAACTACATATCTAAGGTGTTTAGTTGGGACCCTTACGTTAGTAGAATTATATGGTAAACACTGTCGGTTTAAGGAAGTAATTGAGCATGTATCACAGAAGGTCAAACAGAGCGTAAAGGACAACAATTTAACTATGACAGAGGTAATATGCTATAATCTAAATctaaaagaaacaaaagtgGGGGGTCAATTAATAGGTAAAACAGTAAAAGAGTGGGTAGaagatgcaaaaaaagggaacaaagtAGGGAAGTATACACATGTTATGAGTCAGAATAATATTTGTTCAGAACATTTAGGAAGTAAAGGTAATGAAGGAGCAGGAGCAGGGGTGACgagtaaagaaggaatagagGAAGTAcagaaaataatggaagatAAAGAATATGTGTCAGAGACGGGTGCAAACGAAGTAATAACGAATGTCCTTGGGAAAGGATTAACGGATGGGGAAGAAGATATAAAAAAGGTATTTGAGAGTGAACTTGACCGAATAATAAGGGAAACAATACAAAAACAAACAtccccttccaccctaacaataGACCAAGAAACTTGCTCAATCAGTGGACTGGATGAGCAGGAACAAGGTATGTtaaccttttcttctctgctCACTACTCTTATTTCAAAGTGTCTAtaattatattcatatatctatctatatatatatatttgaacCCAAGGAATGGGATATTCATAAAGgaatacgtatat
This region of Plasmodium coatneyi strain Hackeri chromosome 3, complete sequence genomic DNA includes:
- a CDS encoding S-adenosyl-L-methionine-dependent methyltransferase — translated: MGDNRMEVLPAGFSDFRDRAYWNSFFQFFDKKNFEWYGNYGDVRHIVYRCIRRRLGYFSGERASQRDGQPSNEPNDQPNSQPNNEPDDQPVNKNCLLINLGCGNSHLSYELFQDGFRNIVNLDYSDVVIQKMKKKFGDKMEFLNVDISNGDQFDKVLYKLEEESQKKKVDYKIFFDKAFLDAYISCEQNEEEICKRNAKSYFSLVFKHLNKGDLFIVITLAQYYIIKEVIRNVYHEDIILEVFPFFLKQNTSEFKYHPFVFAFYRTPKGGNKFQAYFVNPEMGTRNVISLWKLPNQINDTRANLNLHIFKKGKRRVLDIYNTKLNRCDYNVVVYDSYTERATYNTVVVVVPLGYEFHSLYCTAEGNEELASKARTRRLLLVMRSNFLATSCQQGGVSEVDLFQNDKRESPPNVHHNGYSQMEQSRKGDTSAAKVEEQKIYPHGNNQLHSEYSVNVLLESIKNELTNILNEVALPNSDNFPIMVLNESVKNCRVIAHRKSQHASGIIIRDVLVTEEFLAENFNSDGAHDRGFEGGKSKKKNNGEGSGREGTNQDGNERGKEQHNVEEALRTILKNKQERRSYFEKRKIYKRQMIFSYDPLTVQSELVYTQEKEKKKKKKKNDKGVDKLDDNPHFEYIESASQYHISFCCSLFFVINDNHKEDDNFFNICILGGGTNVFSNILKSIFADFNLHLDVVEIDETVKSFYHLFHDEQMEENKKHKTNYIIKDAHDFVKNHSESQFYHAIFVDINNTQNSYVEMDGCKLYVTCPHVQFLDEGNVRSVKRLLKENGVLVINVLTRDGTMRKHIRLFFQTLFTSVISIPSANKEINEVLVCNSEIITQERLSSFHRNLTGMIRRNHNRWFLNCDLKNILNNANVL